One genomic region from Dehalobacter restrictus DSM 9455 encodes:
- the cobN gene encoding cobaltochelatase subunit CobN, whose protein sequence is MVNIVVILTPMEPFLTFREAQAELDSQYPGQFQIHLFNTTELDNDKEQAAACLEASRNADFVLIKIHGSLSFFKSFLNLFTCLKQKQRLFVYTTIEEENAEVFPDCSILPEDFKTINKYYQSGGLKNTVNLIKWLGNQYAGAGVPVEAPVCPKWSGIYDPDENTEDEDAYLTQVKNSGLPVIGIIINVLLVQKNNLVHVDALIREIRKQGAHPLCVYSDMLPDQDLGCEGIRAALERCMMSEGKPLVDSIINTTAFSLTILADPGDGSKPRESSIFELLQVPVFQAMTTLQSFEEWNHSVKGLDGLSLSWSVFQPEFDGQVITFPFATTETVETALGPKREAQPIAERVESITTLAINWAKLRYKDNTEKKVAIILHNNPPRNDNIGGAAGLDTLVSLQRMIGRLEECGIKTDYHFADGKEIIDRITAGLTNDGRWSSPETMLEKSIDTVRKEQYGRWYDEFIPRVKENLVKYWGEPVGDFMAVDEQLLVPGILNGNIFIGLQPPRAFEEKAEEMYHSTDIPCPHQYIGVYNWVEKVFQADVIIHVGTHGTIEWLPGKEVGLSKDCYSDICIGTVPHLYAYIINAPGEGTQAKRRTYATILDHMVPSMMESGVYDELAEVDELMKQYYHIQSADPKKLPVIQKQIRELAVKINLNNDIGLTPEMLEEDIDGCIKQMHSWVSKVQACDIYDGFHIFGMVPEEDRFRNMLKMLVRNRNGNTPSLREGVCDLLGLDFEMLLAVPETPTADGKSYGILLAEADEMGREIFLELEKHHYELQAVEGMIEQFKAKCVSCSESTDSFRKMNSTDRLRQCLNFVCSFIKPRVMRITDELDRFIGGVNGKFVPPGPSGAPTRGNARILPTGRNFYSVDPGAMPSRSSWEIGQTLADQLLERYLRDEGKYPESTSILVYATEAMRTYGDDIAETYYLLGVRPVWLGNTDRVIGIEAIPLEELGRPRIDVTLRITGLFRDAFPNLIERVEDAVNLVASLDEPEEQNYIKKHVKEEVAELVAQGIEMEQAYEYSLIRVFGDAPGAYGAGTKNVVESKKWNDVTDLGKVYTTWGCHAYGKKLHGEKLPEVFALRMKKVNVAVKNESTREFDMLDSDDFYNYFGGMVAAITTHSGSQKPAYVPSTSDTDHIETLSLHEEASRVMRARVNNPKWIEGLKKHGYRGAKQISAMVDITFGWDATTNVIDDWMYDCIAQRYAFDRETADWMREVNPWALHNMAERLLEANQRGMWHAPEESVEKLKKIYLEMEGSLEELG, encoded by the coding sequence ATGGTCAATATTGTTGTGATTCTGACACCGATGGAGCCTTTTTTGACATTCAGGGAAGCACAAGCGGAACTGGACAGCCAATATCCGGGACAATTTCAGATCCATTTATTTAATACAACGGAACTCGACAATGACAAGGAGCAGGCTGCGGCCTGCCTCGAGGCCAGTCGCAACGCGGATTTTGTCCTGATAAAAATTCACGGGTCATTATCTTTTTTCAAAAGTTTTCTCAATCTCTTCACCTGTCTGAAGCAAAAACAACGTCTTTTTGTTTATACCACGATTGAAGAAGAGAATGCGGAAGTTTTTCCGGATTGCAGCATCCTTCCGGAGGATTTTAAGACGATCAATAAATACTATCAATCCGGCGGGCTTAAGAATACGGTCAATTTAATCAAATGGCTGGGCAATCAGTACGCCGGAGCAGGTGTTCCTGTGGAAGCGCCTGTTTGCCCGAAATGGAGCGGGATCTATGATCCGGATGAGAATACGGAAGACGAAGACGCATACCTGACACAGGTGAAAAACAGCGGGCTGCCGGTCATCGGCATCATTATCAATGTCCTGCTGGTTCAAAAGAATAATCTGGTCCATGTCGATGCCTTAATCCGGGAAATAAGAAAACAAGGCGCGCATCCTTTGTGTGTTTATTCGGATATGCTTCCGGACCAAGACCTGGGCTGTGAGGGAATCAGAGCCGCTCTGGAGCGCTGCATGATGTCTGAGGGAAAACCTTTGGTGGATTCGATCATTAACACCACCGCCTTCAGTCTGACCATCCTGGCTGATCCGGGTGACGGGTCCAAGCCGAGGGAAAGCAGTATTTTTGAACTTTTGCAGGTTCCGGTTTTTCAAGCCATGACCACATTGCAGTCTTTTGAGGAATGGAACCATTCGGTCAAAGGGCTGGACGGCCTGTCATTGAGCTGGAGCGTTTTCCAGCCGGAATTTGACGGACAGGTCATCACGTTCCCGTTCGCGACGACGGAAACAGTCGAAACGGCGTTGGGGCCAAAAAGAGAGGCGCAGCCGATTGCCGAGCGGGTGGAAAGTATTACAACCCTGGCAATCAACTGGGCCAAACTGCGATACAAGGATAACACAGAGAAAAAAGTCGCAATCATCCTGCATAATAATCCGCCCCGCAATGACAACATCGGCGGCGCTGCCGGGCTTGATACCCTGGTATCGCTGCAGCGGATGATCGGACGGCTGGAAGAATGCGGCATTAAGACGGATTACCATTTTGCCGACGGCAAAGAAATCATTGACCGGATCACCGCGGGACTGACCAACGACGGCCGGTGGTCCTCCCCGGAAACCATGCTGGAAAAGAGTATCGACACCGTCAGAAAAGAGCAGTACGGACGATGGTATGATGAATTTATTCCCCGGGTGAAAGAGAATCTGGTCAAATACTGGGGCGAACCGGTAGGCGATTTCATGGCGGTCGACGAACAATTGCTGGTTCCGGGCATTCTAAACGGCAATATTTTTATCGGGCTGCAGCCGCCGCGGGCGTTTGAGGAAAAAGCGGAAGAGATGTACCACAGTACGGATATTCCGTGCCCGCATCAGTATATCGGCGTTTACAACTGGGTGGAAAAGGTGTTTCAAGCTGATGTCATTATACACGTGGGTACCCATGGCACCATTGAATGGCTGCCCGGCAAGGAAGTCGGGCTGTCCAAAGATTGCTACAGCGATATTTGCATCGGCACGGTTCCGCATTTGTATGCCTACATCATCAATGCTCCCGGTGAGGGAACGCAGGCGAAAAGAAGGACCTACGCAACCATCCTGGATCACATGGTTCCTTCAATGATGGAAAGCGGCGTTTACGATGAACTAGCCGAGGTCGACGAGCTGATGAAGCAATATTACCATATCCAAAGCGCCGATCCGAAGAAACTGCCGGTCATTCAAAAGCAGATACGGGAGCTGGCGGTCAAGATCAATCTAAACAATGATATCGGTCTCACCCCGGAGATGCTGGAAGAAGATATCGACGGCTGCATAAAGCAGATGCATTCCTGGGTCAGCAAGGTGCAGGCCTGTGATATTTATGACGGGTTTCATATTTTTGGCATGGTCCCGGAAGAGGACCGGTTTCGGAATATGCTGAAGATGTTGGTAAGAAACAGAAACGGGAACACACCGTCACTTCGGGAAGGCGTATGCGATCTTCTGGGTCTTGATTTTGAAATGCTGCTGGCAGTGCCGGAGACACCGACAGCAGACGGAAAATCCTATGGGATTTTGCTGGCTGAAGCAGATGAAATGGGAAGAGAAATCTTTCTGGAATTGGAAAAACATCATTATGAGCTTCAGGCAGTGGAGGGAATGATTGAACAGTTTAAGGCGAAGTGCGTTAGCTGTTCAGAAAGCACGGACAGTTTCCGTAAGATGAACAGTACGGATAGGCTCAGACAATGCCTGAACTTTGTCTGTTCCTTCATTAAGCCGCGGGTGATGCGGATTACAGATGAACTGGACCGCTTTATCGGCGGTGTCAACGGGAAATTTGTACCTCCCGGCCCTTCAGGAGCGCCGACCAGAGGGAATGCTCGAATACTCCCGACAGGCCGCAATTTTTATTCCGTTGATCCGGGAGCTATGCCCTCGCGGTCATCCTGGGAGATTGGCCAGACCTTAGCGGACCAGCTGTTGGAACGGTATCTCCGGGATGAGGGAAAATACCCGGAAAGTACTTCAATTTTAGTCTATGCCACCGAAGCCATGCGGACGTACGGGGACGATATTGCGGAAACCTACTATTTGCTGGGGGTACGGCCTGTCTGGCTGGGCAATACGGACCGGGTCATCGGGATTGAAGCCATTCCCCTGGAAGAACTGGGACGGCCGCGCATCGATGTGACGTTAAGAATTACCGGATTGTTCAGGGACGCATTCCCCAACTTGATCGAACGGGTAGAAGACGCGGTGAATTTAGTCGCATCCCTTGATGAACCGGAAGAGCAGAATTACATTAAAAAACATGTCAAGGAAGAAGTAGCCGAACTGGTCGCCCAAGGCATCGAGATGGAACAGGCTTATGAATATTCGCTGATCAGAGTCTTCGGAGATGCTCCGGGCGCTTATGGCGCCGGGACCAAAAATGTGGTGGAAAGCAAAAAATGGAATGACGTCACCGATCTGGGCAAAGTTTATACCACCTGGGGCTGTCATGCTTACGGCAAGAAACTGCACGGGGAAAAACTGCCGGAAGTGTTTGCCTTGCGGATGAAAAAAGTCAATGTTGCGGTGAAAAACGAGTCTACCCGGGAGTTTGACATGCTGGACAGCGATGACTTTTACAATTATTTTGGCGGCATGGTGGCGGCGATTACCACCCACAGCGGTTCCCAAAAACCGGCCTATGTCCCGAGCACATCCGATACCGATCATATAGAGACGCTGTCATTGCATGAAGAAGCGTCACGGGTCATGCGGGCCCGGGTCAATAATCCCAAGTGGATCGAAGGATTGAAAAAGCATGGCTACCGGGGGGCGAAACAAATCTCGGCCATGGTCGATATTACCTTTGGCTGGGATGCGACGACCAATGTAATTGATGACTGGATGTACGACTGTATTGCCCAGCGTTATGCGTTTGACCGGGAAACGGCGGACTGGATGCGGGAAGTCAATCCCTGGGCCCTGCATAATATGGCCGAGCGTTTGCTGGAAGCCAATCAGCGCGGCATGTGGCATGCGCCGGAAGAAAGTGTGGAGAAACTGAAAAAGATCTATCTGGAAATGGAAGGCAGCTTGGAGGAACTGGGATAG
- a CDS encoding VWA domain-containing protein, protein MAHIYPFAAVVGQDAVKKALIWNMVNPSIGGVLISGEKGTAKSTLVRGISCIAPDVRLVELPLNVTEDRLCGNINFEHAVKYGEKRFEAGILQHAHGNVLYVDEVNLLSDPIVKTLLESASSGMNIVEREGISYRHPSRFILVGSMNPEEGGLRPQFLDRFGLYVEVSGEQDTRIRAEIIRRRVEYEKDPAAFCEKWQEESEQLRIDIRRAKAAINRIEVTANAIQLAAAIAREGNCAGHRAELVIVETAKAIAAMDSRIALNISDIKEAAQYALPHRTREKQEQPPYSQPEQEEQEQEQEQEDQEQTQEENENQEQDQNPDQSQDPADSNEAQQEKQDQNDNDRPDEGSEDSPSSEQQNQDDREPNEDQEGAEGPSETLDIPEESFIVSRWLSDAGIRTIQKGSGKRSLVKTSSKQGRYVRYRYPGRDESYDLAFDATLRAAAPYQVFREKNGRAVAVEKTDIRVKVREKRTGNTIIFVVDASGSMGANKRMAAVKGAILSLLNDAYQKRDKVGMIAFKNRSAELLLGITRSVELAEKRMAALPTGGRTPLAAGLNLAYEIVKAAKIKDKDTLPVIVLVSDGRATYSESGLDAFEEAVAAAQRIGAEKIKSVVIDTDQSFIKLNLTEKIAKSMKADSFVIEDLRAQNLVAAVSLSI, encoded by the coding sequence TTGGCTCACATTTATCCTTTTGCGGCAGTTGTCGGCCAGGATGCCGTGAAGAAGGCGTTGATTTGGAATATGGTCAATCCCAGTATCGGCGGCGTGCTGATCAGCGGCGAGAAAGGGACGGCCAAATCCACGCTTGTCAGGGGAATCAGCTGCATTGCACCGGATGTCCGGCTGGTGGAATTGCCGCTGAATGTGACTGAGGACAGGTTATGCGGCAACATCAACTTTGAACATGCCGTGAAATACGGGGAAAAACGTTTTGAAGCCGGTATTTTGCAGCATGCCCACGGCAATGTTCTTTATGTGGATGAAGTTAATCTTTTAAGCGATCCTATCGTGAAAACGCTGCTGGAGTCGGCATCATCCGGGATGAATATCGTCGAAAGGGAAGGAATCTCGTACCGGCACCCCTCACGGTTTATTCTGGTTGGCAGTATGAATCCTGAAGAAGGGGGCCTGCGTCCTCAATTTTTAGACCGTTTCGGCCTGTATGTCGAAGTCAGCGGGGAGCAGGATACCCGGATCAGGGCGGAAATCATCCGGCGGCGGGTGGAATATGAAAAAGACCCGGCGGCATTTTGCGAAAAGTGGCAGGAAGAAAGTGAACAGCTGCGTATTGACATCCGGCGGGCAAAAGCAGCGATCAACCGGATTGAAGTAACAGCAAATGCCATACAATTGGCTGCTGCTATTGCCAGGGAAGGTAATTGCGCCGGTCACCGGGCGGAATTGGTGATTGTGGAAACGGCCAAGGCAATTGCAGCCATGGATTCCCGCATTGCCCTAAATATCTCAGACATCAAAGAAGCAGCGCAATATGCCCTGCCTCACCGGACAAGAGAAAAGCAGGAACAGCCGCCGTACTCTCAGCCGGAGCAGGAAGAACAGGAACAAGAGCAGGAACAGGAAGATCAGGAACAGACCCAGGAAGAAAACGAAAATCAGGAACAGGATCAAAATCCGGATCAAAGTCAGGACCCGGCGGATTCCAATGAGGCGCAGCAGGAAAAACAGGATCAAAACGACAACGACCGACCGGATGAAGGATCGGAGGACTCTCCGTCTTCCGAGCAGCAAAACCAAGATGACAGGGAACCAAATGAGGATCAGGAAGGCGCCGAAGGACCGTCTGAAACCTTGGATATTCCGGAAGAATCCTTTATTGTTTCCAGATGGCTCTCCGATGCCGGCATTCGTACCATCCAAAAGGGAAGCGGCAAGCGGAGTCTGGTCAAAACATCATCAAAGCAGGGAAGGTATGTGCGCTATCGTTATCCGGGCAGAGACGAAAGCTATGATCTCGCTTTCGACGCCACGCTGCGGGCGGCAGCTCCATACCAGGTTTTCAGAGAAAAAAACGGCAGAGCGGTGGCTGTCGAAAAAACGGATATCCGGGTGAAGGTTCGCGAGAAGCGGACAGGAAATACCATTATCTTTGTCGTGGATGCCAGCGGTTCCATGGGGGCGAACAAAAGAATGGCAGCGGTAAAGGGGGCAATCCTCTCTCTGCTCAATGACGCGTATCAGAAAAGAGACAAAGTCGGGATGATTGCGTTCAAAAACCGCTCGGCAGAGCTTCTTCTGGGAATCACCCGAAGTGTGGAATTGGCGGAGAAAAGGATGGCTGCGCTTCCTACCGGCGGCCGAACACCGTTGGCCGCAGGGCTCAACCTGGCCTACGAAATTGTTAAAGCGGCGAAAATAAAAGACAAAGACACGCTTCCGGTGATTGTTTTGGTCTCAGACGGCAGGGCGACCTACAGTGAAAGCGGATTGGATGCTTTTGAGGAAGCCGTTGCCGCAGCCCAAAGGATTGGGGCGGAGAAAATCAAATCTGTCGTCATAGACACCGACCAGAGCTTTATTAAGTTGAACCTGACGGAGAAGATTGCCAAGAGCATGAAGGCGGACAGTTTTG